Proteins encoded within one genomic window of Actinoplanes octamycinicus:
- a CDS encoding serine hydroxymethyltransferase produces the protein MDTFWGPDFAALERDDPAIAHVLLDELARQRDTLTLIASESFTSPAVLAALGSTLANKYAEGYPGNRYYGGCAQADRAEELAVERARELFGADHANVQPHSGASANLAAYAALAEPGDPVLAMGLPHGGHLTHGSRANFSGKWFHPIAYRVAPDTELIDYDEVRDLALAHRPKLIICGSISYPRLIDFARFREIADEVGAYLLVDAAHVIGLVAGRAVPSPVPFADVVTCTTHKALRGPRGGMILCRADLAQRVDKAVFPFAQGGPMMHTVAAKAVALREAGMPAFRRYASQTVRNAQALAAGLAAEGMRPVTGGTDTHLAVLDLRELGVSGREAEARCAAAGIALNKNPVPYDPAKPAVASGIRVGAPGVTSQGMGEAEMRRVAELIGVAVRCDPETAGGVSRLAAVREEVTCLVRRFPFYVDQEVMA, from the coding sequence GTGGACACCTTCTGGGGTCCGGATTTCGCCGCGCTGGAGCGCGACGACCCGGCCATCGCCCACGTGCTGCTCGACGAGTTGGCGCGCCAGCGCGACACCCTCACGCTGATCGCCAGCGAGAGCTTCACCTCGCCGGCGGTGCTGGCCGCGCTCGGCTCGACGCTGGCCAACAAGTACGCCGAGGGCTATCCGGGGAACCGCTACTACGGCGGCTGCGCGCAGGCCGACCGGGCCGAGGAGCTGGCCGTCGAGCGGGCCCGGGAGCTGTTCGGCGCCGACCACGCGAACGTGCAGCCGCACTCCGGCGCCTCGGCGAACCTCGCCGCCTACGCCGCGCTGGCCGAGCCGGGCGACCCGGTGCTGGCCATGGGGCTGCCGCACGGCGGGCACCTGACGCACGGCAGCCGGGCCAACTTCTCCGGCAAGTGGTTCCACCCGATCGCCTACCGGGTGGCGCCGGACACCGAGCTGATCGACTACGACGAGGTGCGCGACCTGGCGCTGGCGCACCGGCCCAAGCTGATCATCTGCGGCTCGATCTCCTACCCCCGGCTGATCGACTTCGCCCGGTTCCGGGAGATCGCCGACGAGGTGGGCGCCTACCTGCTGGTTGACGCGGCACATGTCATCGGCCTGGTGGCCGGCCGGGCGGTGCCGTCCCCGGTGCCGTTCGCCGACGTGGTCACCTGCACCACTCACAAGGCGCTGCGCGGCCCGCGGGGCGGCATGATCCTCTGCCGGGCGGACCTGGCCCAGCGGGTGGACAAGGCGGTCTTCCCGTTCGCCCAGGGCGGTCCGATGATGCACACGGTCGCGGCCAAGGCGGTGGCCCTCCGCGAGGCGGGCATGCCGGCCTTCCGGAGGTACGCTTCGCAGACCGTGCGCAACGCGCAGGCGCTGGCCGCTGGGCTGGCCGCCGAGGGGATGCGCCCGGTCACCGGTGGCACCGACACCCATCTCGCCGTGCTCGATCTGCGCGAGCTGGGGGTCAGCGGCCGGGAGGCGGAGGCGCGCTGCGCCGCCGCGGGGATCGCTCTCAACAAGAACCCCGTTCCGTACGACCCGGCGAAACCCGCCGTGGCGTCCGGGATCCGGGTCGGCGCGCCCGGTGTCACCTCGCAGGGCATGGGGGAGGCCGAGATGCGCCGGGTCGCCGAGCTCATCGGGGTGGCGGTGCGGTGCGATCCGGAGACGGCCGGCGGGGTGTCCCGGTTGGCCGCTGTCCGCGAGGAGGTGAC
- a CDS encoding SDR family oxidoreductase, protein MRCLVTGATGYIGGRLAPRLVEAGHQVRCLSRSAGRLRDVPWAGQVEIVEADLADPASLRPAFDGIEVAYFLMHSLGQPDFERRDREAAANFAAAARAAGVRRIIYLGGPEPPPGDRPSPHLRSRAEVARILLASGVPTAVLRAPVIIGSGSASFEMLRYLTERLPAMITPRWAENLIQPIAVRDVLRYLIDAAALPPEVHRGFDIGGADVLSYADMMRRYARVAGLPRRIILPTRILSPWLSAHWVGLITPVPNAIARPLVASLVHEAVARENDLAELLPGPPPLGFDDAVRLALGRIRDANVETRWTSASGRDAAAEPLPSDPSWSGGSVYTDERCREVRAPADRLWRVIEGVGGENGWYSFPLAWSVRGWLDRLAGGVGLRRGRRDRHHLRVGEALDWWRVEEIVPGELLRLRAEMRVPGRAWLEMRAEPDGDGGSVYRQRAVFLPRGLAGHLYWASVLPFHGIVFSGMARNIARGAENAGSEANVAA, encoded by the coding sequence ATGCGCTGTCTTGTCACGGGAGCTACCGGGTACATCGGCGGGCGATTGGCCCCCCGGCTGGTCGAAGCCGGGCATCAGGTGCGCTGCCTGTCGCGCAGCGCGGGCCGGCTGCGCGACGTCCCCTGGGCCGGCCAGGTGGAGATCGTCGAGGCCGATCTGGCCGACCCGGCGAGCCTGCGGCCCGCGTTCGACGGCATCGAGGTCGCCTACTTCCTGATGCACTCGCTGGGCCAGCCGGACTTCGAGCGCCGGGACCGGGAGGCGGCGGCCAACTTCGCCGCCGCGGCCCGCGCCGCCGGCGTCCGCCGGATCATCTACCTCGGCGGCCCCGAGCCGCCGCCCGGCGACCGGCCCTCCCCGCACCTGCGCTCCCGCGCCGAGGTGGCCCGGATCCTGCTGGCCAGCGGCGTGCCGACGGCGGTGCTCCGGGCCCCGGTGATCATCGGCTCCGGGTCCGCCTCGTTCGAGATGCTGCGCTACCTGACCGAGCGGCTGCCCGCCATGATCACGCCGCGCTGGGCGGAGAACCTGATCCAGCCGATCGCCGTCCGGGACGTGCTGCGCTATCTGATCGACGCGGCCGCCCTGCCGCCGGAGGTGCACCGCGGCTTCGACATCGGCGGCGCCGACGTGCTCAGCTACGCCGACATGATGCGCCGGTACGCCCGGGTCGCCGGCCTCCCCCGCCGGATCATCCTGCCCACCCGGATCCTCAGCCCGTGGCTCTCGGCGCACTGGGTCGGCCTGATCACCCCGGTGCCGAACGCGATCGCCCGCCCGCTGGTCGCCAGCCTGGTCCACGAGGCGGTGGCCCGGGAGAACGACCTGGCCGAGCTGCTGCCGGGCCCGCCGCCGCTGGGCTTCGACGACGCCGTCCGGCTGGCTCTCGGCCGGATCCGCGACGCCAACGTGGAGACCCGCTGGACCAGCGCGTCCGGCCGGGACGCCGCCGCCGAGCCGCTGCCCAGCGACCCGTCCTGGTCCGGCGGCAGCGTCTACACCGACGAGCGGTGCCGCGAGGTGCGCGCCCCGGCCGACCGGCTGTGGCGGGTGATCGAGGGGGTCGGCGGGGAGAACGGCTGGTACTCGTTCCCGCTCGCCTGGTCGGTGCGCGGCTGGCTGGACCGGCTGGCCGGCGGGGTCGGCCTGCGCCGCGGCCGCCGGGACCGGCACCACCTGCGGGTCGGCGAGGCCCTCGACTGGTGGCGGGTCGAGGAGATCGTCCCGGGCGAGCTGCTGCGCCTGCGCGCCGAGATGCGCGTCCCCGGCCGGGCCTGGCTGGAGATGCGCGCCGAGCCGGACGGCGACGGCGGCTCGGTCTACCGCCAGCGCGCCGTCTTCCTGCCCCGCGGCCTGGCCGGGCACCTCTACTGGGCCTCGGTCCTGCCCTTCCACGGCATCGTCTTCAGCGGCATGGCCCGCAACATCGCCCGCGGCGCGGAGAACGCCGGATCGGAGGCTAACGTCGCGGCATGA
- a CDS encoding RidA family protein, translating to MTERRSILSGSTFEDEFGYARAVVDGDHIYVSGTTGFDYSTMTISEDVAEQAAQCLRTIAAALAEAGCTLADVVRVRYLLPDPADFALCGPVLREAFGTVRPAATMLVCGLLDKRMRIEIEVDAVRRG from the coding sequence ATGACCGAGCGACGTTCCATCCTCAGCGGCTCGACCTTCGAGGACGAGTTCGGCTACGCCCGGGCGGTGGTCGACGGGGACCACATCTACGTCTCCGGCACGACCGGTTTCGATTACTCCACGATGACCATCTCGGAGGATGTCGCGGAGCAGGCCGCGCAGTGCCTGCGCACCATCGCGGCGGCGCTGGCCGAGGCCGGCTGCACGCTCGCCGACGTGGTCCGGGTCCGCTACCTGCTGCCCGACCCGGCCGACTTCGCGCTCTGCGGCCCGGTGTTGCGGGAGGCCTTCGGCACGGTCCGGCCGGCCGCGACCATGCTGGTCTGCGGCCTGCTGGACAAGCGGATGCGGATCGAGATCGAGGTCGACGCGGTCCGCCGGGGCTGA
- a CDS encoding L-threonylcarbamoyladenylate synthase — MSRVVPPDADGVRRAVEILRADSVVAFPTETVYGLGANAFSRQAISEVYRLKNRPSWNPLIVHVASVEAARELTAEWPAVADKLAARFWPGPLTLVLRRAAHLAGVGADNDTIAVRIPAHEVALRLLEASGLPLAAPSANRSESISPTTAGHVVRSLPDVPLVLDGGPCSWGIESTVLDLTTEVPTLLRPGALSLRALRDVTGAIALRDAETADGAARPSPGMSRRHYAPRAKVILTPDVREADRSRLAAPAAILTYEGSALPSYRQPTEPGTGTAVITSGQPEVVEVLSADPAEYAADLYAALHRLDDAGVATILVQEPPRTEDWLAVRDRLTRAAA, encoded by the coding sequence ATGAGCCGTGTCGTTCCGCCCGACGCCGACGGGGTGCGCCGGGCCGTCGAGATCCTGCGCGCCGACTCGGTCGTCGCCTTCCCCACCGAGACCGTCTACGGGCTCGGCGCCAACGCCTTCTCCCGGCAGGCGATCAGCGAGGTCTACCGGCTGAAGAACAGGCCGAGCTGGAACCCGCTGATCGTGCACGTCGCCTCGGTCGAGGCGGCCCGCGAGCTGACCGCCGAGTGGCCGGCCGTCGCCGACAAGCTGGCCGCGCGATTCTGGCCGGGCCCGCTCACCCTGGTGCTGCGCCGGGCCGCGCACCTGGCCGGGGTCGGCGCCGACAACGACACCATCGCCGTCCGGATCCCCGCCCACGAGGTGGCGCTGCGCCTGCTCGAGGCGTCCGGCCTGCCGCTCGCCGCGCCCAGCGCCAACCGGTCCGAGTCGATCTCGCCGACCACCGCCGGGCACGTGGTGCGCAGCCTGCCGGACGTGCCGCTGGTGCTGGACGGCGGCCCGTGCTCGTGGGGCATCGAGTCGACCGTGCTGGACCTGACCACCGAGGTGCCGACGCTGCTCCGGCCCGGGGCGCTGAGCCTGCGCGCGCTGCGTGACGTGACCGGGGCGATCGCGCTGCGGGACGCGGAGACGGCGGACGGCGCGGCCCGGCCGTCGCCCGGGATGAGCCGGCGGCACTACGCGCCGCGCGCCAAGGTCATTCTGACGCCGGACGTGCGGGAGGCGGATCGGTCGCGCTTGGCGGCGCCTGCGGCGATTTTGACGTACGAGGGGAGCGCGCTGCCGTCGTACCGTCAACCGACCGAACCCGGCACCGGGACCGCCGTGATCACTTCCGGCCAGCCTGAGGTCGTCGAAGTGCTCTCCGCCGATCCGGCGGAGTACGCGGCGGATCTGTATGCCGCGCTGCACCGCCTGGACGACGCCGGGGTGGCCACCATCCTGGTCCAGGAGCCGCCCCGCACCGAGGACTGGCTCGCGGTCCGCGACCGGCTCACCCGCGCCGCCGCCTGA
- a CDS encoding arsenate reductase/protein-tyrosine-phosphatase family protein, giving the protein MAAPFTVLHVCMGNICRSPMAERLLARAVRDRAGAATDEPLVRSVSAGTGGWHEGEEMNPPAARQVRARRGSDDGFLARKLRGDFIDEADLILTATADQYDYVVALRPDAAGRTFVLGEFGRLLGAVDRAALPPAEPKPEAVRQRGVAVVAAVHRLRGGEAPLLTDDLDDPWGRGDQTFQRVGDEIEDTTVPLAALLLP; this is encoded by the coding sequence GTGGCGGCGCCGTTCACCGTTCTGCACGTCTGCATGGGCAACATCTGCCGCTCGCCGATGGCCGAGCGGCTGCTCGCCCGGGCGGTCCGCGACCGGGCCGGCGCGGCCACCGACGAGCCGCTGGTCCGCAGCGTCAGCGCCGGCACCGGCGGCTGGCACGAGGGCGAGGAGATGAACCCGCCGGCCGCCCGGCAGGTGCGCGCCCGGCGCGGCTCCGACGACGGCTTCCTGGCCCGCAAGCTGCGCGGCGACTTCATCGACGAGGCCGACCTGATCCTCACCGCCACCGCCGACCAGTACGACTACGTGGTCGCGCTGCGCCCGGACGCCGCCGGGCGCACCTTCGTGCTCGGCGAGTTCGGCCGGCTGCTCGGCGCCGTCGACCGGGCCGCGCTGCCGCCGGCCGAGCCCAAGCCGGAGGCGGTGCGCCAGCGCGGGGTGGCCGTCGTCGCCGCCGTGCACCGGCTGCGCGGCGGCGAGGCGCCGCTGCTCACCGACGATCTGGACGATCCGTGGGGCCGTGGCGACCAGACCTTCCAGCGGGTCGGCGACGAGATCGAGGACACCACCGTCCCGCTCGCCGCGTTGTTGCTTCCATGA
- a CDS encoding L-threonylcarbamoyladenylate synthase, translated as MLYDCTAIADRDRGVAAAVEAAKSGELVVMPTDTVYGVGADAFTAHAITQLHHARGSDRRVPPPVLVGSRHTLDGLVYSLPRAARDLADAFWPGALTIIVEHSPSLQWDLGDTGGVIAVRMPLHPVALEVLREVGPMAVTTANKVGSPSPLTAEEARDQLEYSVRVYLEAGPAVDPWPSTVVDVTGDVPRVLRTGSIPVEKLRDVVPEIVEGQA; from the coding sequence ATGCTCTACGACTGCACCGCCATCGCCGATCGTGATCGCGGCGTCGCCGCGGCCGTCGAGGCGGCCAAGAGCGGTGAGCTCGTGGTGATGCCCACCGACACGGTGTACGGGGTGGGCGCGGACGCCTTCACCGCACACGCGATCACCCAGCTGCACCACGCCCGCGGGTCGGACCGGCGGGTGCCGCCGCCGGTGCTGGTCGGCTCCCGGCACACCCTGGACGGGCTGGTCTACTCGCTGCCCCGGGCCGCCCGGGACCTGGCCGACGCGTTCTGGCCGGGCGCGCTGACCATCATCGTGGAGCACTCGCCGAGCCTGCAGTGGGACCTGGGCGACACCGGCGGCGTGATCGCGGTCCGGATGCCGCTGCACCCGGTCGCCCTGGAGGTGCTGCGCGAGGTCGGCCCGATGGCGGTGACCACCGCCAACAAGGTCGGCTCGCCGTCCCCGCTGACCGCCGAGGAGGCCCGCGACCAGCTGGAGTATTCGGTGCGGGTCTACCTGGAGGCCGGTCCGGCCGTCGACCCGTGGCCGAGCACCGTGGTCGACGTGACCGGCGACGTGCCGCGGGTGCTGCGCACCGGCTCGATCCCGGTCGAGAAACTGCGCGACGTGGTGCCGGAGATCGTCGAGGGGCAGGCCTGA
- the prmC gene encoding peptide chain release factor N(5)-glutamine methyltransferase, with product MPRDEHPRRTRLAPELASAAAELSAAGVSSPRVDAELLAAHVLDVPRGRLLLIDGIRDDELARFRELVARRAERIPLQHLLGTAAFRHLELAVGDGVFVPRPETELLAGWGIERTAPGAIVVDLCSGSGAIALAVADESAAGRVIAVERSPAALPWLRRNAAELGKVEVVEADVTDPDLLSELHGQVDVLLCNPPYVPEGTPVPPEVSDHDPAEAVFGGADGLSVIRPVVNLAAALLKPGGWVGIEHDDVHGAAVPALLRADGRFTEVTAHDDLTGRPRYATARRG from the coding sequence ATGCCGCGTGACGAACACCCCCGCCGGACCCGTCTGGCACCCGAGCTGGCATCGGCGGCCGCCGAACTCTCGGCCGCCGGGGTGTCCTCGCCGCGCGTCGACGCCGAACTGCTCGCCGCGCACGTGCTGGACGTGCCGCGGGGCCGGCTGCTGCTGATCGACGGGATCCGCGACGACGAGCTGGCCCGGTTCCGCGAGCTGGTCGCCCGGCGCGCCGAGCGGATCCCGTTGCAGCACCTGCTCGGCACGGCCGCGTTCCGCCACCTGGAGCTGGCGGTCGGCGACGGCGTCTTCGTGCCGCGGCCGGAGACCGAGCTGCTGGCCGGCTGGGGCATCGAGCGCACCGCGCCCGGCGCCATCGTGGTCGACCTGTGCAGCGGCAGCGGGGCGATCGCGCTGGCGGTCGCCGACGAGTCGGCGGCCGGCCGGGTGATCGCGGTGGAACGCTCGCCGGCCGCGCTGCCCTGGCTGCGGCGGAACGCGGCCGAGCTCGGCAAGGTCGAGGTCGTCGAGGCGGACGTGACCGATCCGGATCTGCTGTCCGAGTTGCACGGTCAGGTCGACGTGCTGCTCTGCAACCCGCCCTACGTCCCGGAGGGCACCCCGGTGCCACCCGAGGTGTCCGATCACGACCCGGCCGAGGCGGTCTTCGGCGGCGCCGACGGCCTGTCCGTGATCCGGCCGGTGGTGAACCTGGCCGCGGCCCTGCTCAAGCCGGGTGGATGGGTCGGGATCGAGCACGACGACGTGCACGGCGCCGCGGTGCCCGCGCTGCTGCGCGCCGACGGCCGGTTCACCGAGGTGACCGCCCACGACGACCTCACCGGCCGCCCGCGATACGCGACCGCCCGTCGCGGCTGA
- a CDS encoding GGDEF domain-containing protein, with protein MGWLDQLAEHVDDLRRAGRLQQDGRSARALPILDAVLAGSTDPLTRAYALVQRFGALINLGRVAELATAMAAATEAVREVPDPYLRGQLHAFAALGAHLQSNLDRGVTHLVQASRALAAVPDRDAETAWGWHDLAMAYSYLGFHGQALTSIEQAREVGASAGLAPEVFAAPGIRLRNAVALDHQGDTDGCLRVLRDIDAELSRYLATDQLRPGSRAVYGYALARRAALGEPTEAGATTWLTGGGDSARTRDLHHLGAVCLTIAAGKPERALTMLEAIPVSAEVLGAPEPARLRSICHASAGDHAAAHAADRYAFRLAAQRIDQLRDGYLDGVAARLDAQETHRDPHRYGDETLTDPLTGLPNRRALEHYVDGLLVRGERAAVGVCDIVGFTTVNLRHGRHCGDLVLQRIAGVLARVMRRGDFVARFAGDEFVLVLPGAGPHHAAEVARRISAAAATENWQVLVPGTPIGLAAGWSEVGANGRGLSAALAAAAASRKPT; from the coding sequence GTGGGTTGGTTGGACCAGCTCGCGGAACATGTCGACGACCTGCGCCGGGCCGGGCGACTGCAGCAGGACGGCCGCTCGGCCCGGGCCCTGCCGATCCTGGACGCCGTGCTGGCCGGCAGCACCGATCCCCTCACCCGGGCGTACGCGCTGGTCCAGCGCTTCGGCGCGCTGATCAACCTGGGCCGGGTGGCCGAGCTGGCCACCGCGATGGCGGCCGCCACCGAGGCGGTCCGCGAGGTGCCCGACCCCTACCTGCGCGGCCAGCTGCACGCCTTCGCCGCCCTCGGCGCCCACCTGCAGAGCAATCTGGACCGTGGGGTGACCCACCTGGTCCAGGCGTCCCGCGCGCTGGCCGCGGTGCCGGACCGGGACGCGGAGACCGCCTGGGGCTGGCACGACCTGGCCATGGCGTACTCCTATCTGGGCTTCCACGGCCAGGCGCTGACCTCGATCGAGCAGGCCCGCGAGGTGGGCGCGAGCGCCGGGCTGGCCCCGGAGGTGTTCGCCGCCCCCGGCATCCGGCTGCGCAACGCGGTCGCCCTCGACCACCAGGGCGACACCGACGGCTGCCTGCGGGTGCTCCGCGACATCGACGCCGAGCTGTCCCGCTACCTGGCGACCGACCAGTTGCGCCCGGGCAGCCGCGCGGTCTACGGCTACGCGCTGGCCCGCCGGGCCGCCCTGGGCGAGCCGACCGAGGCCGGCGCGACCACCTGGCTGACCGGCGGCGGGGACAGCGCGCGGACCCGCGACCTGCACCATCTCGGCGCGGTCTGCCTGACCATCGCGGCCGGCAAGCCGGAGCGGGCACTGACCATGCTGGAGGCGATCCCGGTCTCCGCCGAGGTGCTCGGCGCCCCCGAGCCGGCCCGGTTGCGCAGCATCTGCCACGCCAGCGCCGGCGACCACGCCGCCGCGCACGCCGCCGACCGGTACGCGTTCCGCCTCGCCGCCCAGCGCATCGACCAGCTCCGGGACGGCTACCTGGACGGGGTCGCGGCCCGGCTGGACGCCCAGGAGACCCACCGCGACCCGCACCGCTACGGCGACGAGACGCTCACCGACCCGCTCACCGGCCTGCCCAACCGCCGCGCGCTGGAGCACTATGTGGACGGCCTGCTGGTCCGCGGCGAACGCGCCGCCGTCGGGGTCTGCGACATCGTCGGCTTCACCACGGTCAACCTGCGGCACGGCCGGCACTGCGGCGACCTGGTGCTGCAGCGGATCGCCGGGGTGCTGGCCCGGGTGATGCGCCGGGGCGACTTCGTGGCCCGGTTCGCCGGTGACGAGTTCGTGCTGGTGCTGCCGGGCGCCGGCCCGCACCACGCGGCCGAGGTAGCCCGCCGGATCAGCGCCGCCGCGGCCACCGAGAACTGGCAGGTGCTGGTCCCCGGCACCCCGATCGGGCTGGCCGCCGGCTGGTCCGAGGTGGGCGCCAACGGCCGCGGGCTGAGCGCCGCCCTGGCCGCCGCCGCGGCGAGTCGGAAACCCACCTGA